The following proteins come from a genomic window of Candidatus Poribacteria bacterium:
- a CDS encoding RNA polymerase sigma factor: MRNDDVALVHRTLAGDETAFTMLVEKYQKQVHATAWRTIKDFHIAEDIVQETFLKAHQKLETLNDPHRFSAWINAIATRCCLAWFREKRLNSELSEKINIAMKHNDPYSGYLAGEQAKEATQELRETLKKWLAKLRESERTVVTLHYFDGMSCEDIAAFLDVTPNTIKSRLSRARQRLKKCESLEQSTPGDFQTFATLSEVAKMERNIKVSFNAATESGNQSGDGSVSLIRNDALLRVKSLNCGWEGDSRFECVLTALLGTAVTPSVLRFPIVVGDTWTQEGFWNSQVKTILDGHEQVEVPAGVFPTCLKHKSVLTDIDSHSQNSPLIITNDKRYEPGDRQMSPFVNGVRYLWFAKGVGLVKTRYEHANGITTEIELMEYRTPGKTEEYLPLQIGSTYTYKSRSSYLDETIIETWRVTENF, from the coding sequence ATGAGAAACGATGATGTTGCATTGGTTCACCGGACCCTTGCAGGGGACGAGACAGCCTTCACGATGTTAGTTGAGAAATACCAAAAACAGGTGCACGCGACCGCGTGGCGAACAATTAAGGATTTCCACATTGCTGAAGACATCGTCCAAGAAACCTTTCTGAAAGCGCATCAGAAACTTGAGACGCTGAACGATCCGCATCGCTTCTCTGCGTGGATTAACGCCATTGCCACGCGATGTTGTCTTGCGTGGTTTCGAGAGAAACGCCTGAATTCCGAACTTTCTGAGAAGATAAACATCGCCATGAAACACAACGATCCGTATTCTGGATACCTCGCGGGAGAGCAAGCGAAAGAGGCAACGCAAGAACTCCGTGAAACCCTCAAAAAGTGGCTTGCGAAATTGCGGGAAAGTGAACGCACTGTCGTTACGCTCCACTACTTTGATGGCATGTCCTGCGAAGATATCGCCGCTTTTTTAGATGTAACACCCAATACGATAAAAAGTCGGCTCAGTCGCGCGCGGCAGCGATTAAAGAAGTGCGAATCTTTGGAGCAATCTACTCCTGGCGATTTTCAAACTTTCGCAACTCTAAGTGAGGTAGCTAAAATGGAACGCAATATAAAGGTCAGCTTTAATGCCGCTACCGAAAGTGGCAATCAATCAGGAGATGGAAGTGTCTCCTTAATAAGAAACGATGCACTTTTGCGAGTTAAAAGTCTTAATTGCGGTTGGGAAGGCGACAGTCGATTTGAGTGTGTGCTAACAGCCTTGCTCGGAACGGCTGTTACGCCTTCCGTTCTCAGATTTCCGATAGTTGTAGGCGATACTTGGACGCAGGAAGGATTTTGGAATTCGCAGGTGAAAACAATCTTAGATGGTCACGAACAAGTAGAAGTTCCCGCCGGTGTTTTCCCTACGTGTCTGAAGCATAAAAGTGTCCTTACGGACATCGATTCTCACTCACAGAACAGCCCACTTATTATTACTAACGACAAACGCTATGAACCAGGTGACAGACAGATGAGTCCGTTTGTTAACGGGGTACGCTATTTGTGGTTTGCTAAAGGCGTTGGGCTTGTGAAAACGCGTTATGAGCATGCCAACGGCATCACAACAGAGATAGAATTAATGGAATATAGAACCCCGGGCAAGACAGAAGAATATCTGCCTTTGCAGATTGGTTCTACGTACACATATAAATCGCGTAGTTCCTATCTCGACGAAACGATTATCGAAACGTGGCGCGTCACTGAAAACTTTTGA
- a CDS encoding phytanoyl-CoA dioxygenase family protein yields MLTEQQIKHFHTLGFLVFRQVFNQDELNTIHEEFEAAMEAAYRHAPFDGTRRHWLPMMGSETPFFANLPEDPRFSEVAEQLYGDDVFFVVSDANRYVGNTGWHPDHNADPTQDCYGVKFAYYLEPVDAESGALRLIPGSHKRSLHDDLRANLNELGLEICDVPGYVCKSEPGDVVAFDMRCWHASWGGNDDRRMCTIVYYNNPKTPEEDAATRNRARSNAKSPEHFNRPGTSLYDPHWVANPARSERRQRWIDRLGELGFLDTV; encoded by the coding sequence ATGCTCACAGAACAGCAAATCAAGCATTTTCACACCCTGGGATTCCTCGTTTTTCGGCAAGTGTTCAACCAAGACGAACTGAACACGATACACGAGGAATTTGAAGCGGCGATGGAGGCGGCGTATCGCCACGCGCCATTTGATGGAACGCGTAGACATTGGCTGCCCATGATGGGATCCGAAACGCCGTTCTTCGCGAATTTACCGGAAGACCCACGGTTCTCCGAAGTGGCAGAACAACTGTACGGCGATGACGTATTTTTCGTCGTTTCGGACGCAAACCGTTATGTCGGCAACACAGGCTGGCACCCCGACCATAACGCCGATCCGACTCAAGATTGCTACGGGGTGAAATTCGCTTACTATCTCGAACCTGTTGATGCCGAAAGTGGCGCGTTGCGACTGATCCCAGGTTCCCATAAAAGGTCGCTGCACGACGATCTCCGAGCGAACTTGAACGAGTTAGGACTGGAGATTTGTGACGTTCCGGGTTACGTCTGCAAATCGGAACCGGGTGATGTTGTTGCTTTCGATATGCGTTGCTGGCATGCAAGTTGGGGTGGCAATGATGACCGTCGGATGTGCACAATAGTTTACTATAACAATCCCAAGACCCCTGAAGAAGATGCTGCTACACGCAATCGCGCACGAAGCAATGCAAAGAGTCCCGAACACTTTAACCGACCGGGCACCTCACTCTACGATCCGCATTGGGTTGCAAATCCAGCGAGAAGTGAAAGGCGACAACGTTGGATTGATCGGTTGGGTGAATTGGGGTTTTTGGATACAGTTTAA
- a CDS encoding phytanoyl-CoA dioxygenase family protein, with translation MQIDRRQFTEEGYNILRGVVPKAELEPLRRSIEHMVNRRKDISAQRRFPTDPHGGDWESSAQPRLQFHTDCDEVSASAIEFLLHENTLGVGQQLMDAEHVVPHQFACICSGSHDAGPMRWHRDIGPGEPAPLRGMISNMEHHGPSYLQWNIALYDDSVFWIVPRSHRRINTEDECRQLAEDPSVPLPGSIPVELNAGDGVVYTHLLLHWGSYYSSKMRRTLHPGYRPFGFSALPNVHWRHWEPGFYHHLSSPAREQFEAWDTLFFQEFDQVAAIFHTIIKGDTDQFRIELKALHPSPHDRLVSVVMLSKLAGKLYNLKRTTANPATLWGNGRDIIYLGNHFTPEETAKLWQRFQALDKKLKLPEETYQPGFQRSSDYNPNDMPTDFSVEDFMTSWKTASVTVDS, from the coding sequence ATGCAAATTGATCGGCGACAGTTCACAGAAGAAGGTTATAATATTCTGCGAGGGGTCGTCCCGAAAGCAGAACTCGAACCGTTGCGTCGTAGTATCGAACACATGGTCAATCGGAGAAAAGATATCTCTGCGCAAAGGCGTTTTCCGACCGATCCGCACGGTGGTGATTGGGAGAGTTCCGCTCAACCCCGTCTCCAATTTCATACTGATTGTGATGAAGTGTCTGCCTCAGCAATCGAATTTCTGCTTCATGAAAATACATTGGGTGTTGGTCAGCAATTGATGGATGCAGAGCACGTTGTGCCACATCAATTCGCATGTATCTGCAGTGGAAGCCACGATGCTGGTCCTATGCGCTGGCACCGGGACATCGGTCCTGGCGAACCTGCTCCGCTGCGCGGGATGATTTCAAACATGGAACACCACGGACCGAGCTATCTCCAATGGAACATCGCTTTGTACGACGATAGCGTGTTCTGGATTGTTCCCCGCAGCCATCGTCGGATTAACACCGAAGATGAATGCCGCCAACTCGCAGAAGATCCGTCTGTTCCATTGCCGGGTAGCATACCTGTTGAACTGAATGCGGGAGACGGTGTTGTATATACACACCTGCTATTGCACTGGGGAAGTTACTACAGCAGCAAAATGCGGCGCACACTCCATCCGGGTTACCGCCCATTCGGATTTTCGGCACTGCCCAACGTTCATTGGCGGCATTGGGAGCCAGGGTTTTATCACCACCTTTCAAGCCCAGCACGAGAACAGTTTGAGGCGTGGGATACCCTCTTTTTCCAAGAGTTCGACCAGGTAGCAGCTATCTTCCATACTATTATTAAAGGAGATACCGACCAATTCCGTATTGAATTAAAGGCACTGCATCCATCGCCACACGACCGGCTGGTGAGCGTCGTTATGCTTTCAAAATTGGCTGGCAAATTGTATAACTTGAAGCGGACAACCGCCAATCCTGCCACCTTGTGGGGCAACGGTCGGGACATCATCTATCTCGGAAACCACTTTACCCCTGAAGAGACAGCCAAACTCTGGCAGCGATTTCAAGCACTTGATAAAAAGCTGAAACTTCCAGAGGAGACATATCAGCCCGGATTCCAAAGGTCGTCTGATTATAATCCGAATGATATGCCCACGGATTTCAGTGTCGAAGATTTTATGACCAGTTGGAAAACTGCATCGGTCACTGTTGATTCGTAA
- a CDS encoding dehydrogenase, which produces MNKSVFRVGVTRDFLGPDGTSDLDDFAGPLFDEAGLQWEYIAENTPVLQATQVQDYDALLVLGTGITAETFTGTDKLSIIARFGVGYDKVDVEACTENGVLLTIAPDGVRRPVATSIMTFVLSLSHMLLIKDRLTRAGGWRNTQNYRGMGLIGRTLGLVGMGNIGKEAFKLAKPFGMRHITYDPYVTPAEAAEVDVELVDLDTLMQTADFICVCCPLNEETRGIVDARRIGLMKPTAYLINTARGPIVDQKALTEALQNRQIQGAGLDVFEQEPMSDDDLLLSLDNVILTPHSICWTDECFEGNAKSACRSIISVAAGQIPSYVVNRDVIESPKLQQKLAR; this is translated from the coding sequence ATGAACAAATCCGTATTTCGGGTAGGTGTCACACGGGACTTTCTGGGGCCCGATGGCACCTCTGATTTAGATGATTTTGCCGGTCCACTTTTTGATGAAGCCGGTCTACAATGGGAATATATTGCTGAGAATACACCGGTATTACAAGCAACACAGGTGCAGGATTACGATGCCCTCTTAGTATTGGGAACGGGTATTACAGCAGAGACGTTCACAGGGACAGACAAATTGTCTATCATCGCTCGATTCGGTGTCGGCTATGATAAGGTGGACGTGGAAGCCTGTACTGAAAACGGTGTGCTGCTAACAATTGCCCCCGATGGTGTTCGCCGTCCCGTTGCTACCTCCATCATGACCTTTGTCCTATCGCTGAGCCACATGCTGCTAATAAAGGATCGACTCACCCGTGCTGGCGGTTGGAGAAACACACAAAACTATAGGGGAATGGGGTTGATTGGCAGAACGCTTGGACTTGTCGGTATGGGTAATATTGGAAAAGAGGCATTTAAATTAGCGAAACCTTTCGGGATGCGCCATATCACTTACGATCCGTACGTCACACCTGCTGAAGCGGCAGAAGTCGATGTAGAACTGGTCGATCTGGACACCTTGATGCAAACTGCCGATTTTATATGTGTCTGCTGCCCGCTAAATGAAGAGACGCGAGGGATTGTTGATGCGAGACGTATCGGGTTGATGAAACCGACGGCTTACCTCATCAACACCGCACGCGGTCCGATTGTTGACCAGAAGGCATTGACAGAGGCACTGCAGAATCGACAGATCCAAGGGGCAGGACTCGATGTCTTTGAGCAGGAACCAATGAGTGATGATGACCTGCTCTTAAGCTTAGACAATGTAATCCTTACGCCGCACAGTATCTGTTGGACAGACGAATGCTTTGAAGGCAACGCCAAGAGTGCGTGTCGGAGTATCATCAGCGTGGCTGCTGGCCAAATCCCTTCGTATGTTGTTAACCGCGATGTTATAGAGAGTCCAAAACTACAACAGAAGTTAGCACGATAG
- a CDS encoding ABC transporter substrate-binding protein — translation MQNKLSTQVFLLIVLILPIAMFSPVFADSHSKQGGTLIFGRGGDSVGLDPALEEDGESFKVCDNIYDTLVQYKEGSAELEPGLATSWENSEDGLTWTFHLRQGVTFHDGTPFNAEAVLFSLNRQHDKTHPFHKVGGSYIYWIATGLAEIVDEITAVDDFTVQIRLKTAYAPFIYTIAITPFSIVSPTAAQKWGDEFSNNPVGTGPFKFVQWDRKDKIVLAANDAYWDGRPMLDRVIFRSIPDNSVRLIELQQGSLHAMEFPNPDDLEQIRDDETLELIAQPGMSIGYLAMNMDKPPFDNLKVRLAINHAINKSVIIEYLYQGMGIPAKNPIPPTLWSYDDSIEDYAYDPELAKRLLTEAGYPDGFETTLWALPVPRPYIPDGRALAEALQSELRNIGIETKIVTFDWGTYLEKTKHGEHDMAMLGWSADLGDPDNFLYFLLSKSSAEKPAGNIAFYRSDEMQDVLEQARAISDREKRVSLYQEAQQIFHKDVPWVPLAHAKQILVINKKVKNLKLHPLKWRYFRHIWIEE, via the coding sequence ATGCAAAACAAACTTTCCACACAGGTCTTCTTACTCATTGTCCTGATACTACCGATTGCCATGTTTTCCCCTGTATTTGCCGATTCGCATTCAAAACAGGGCGGCACCCTAATATTCGGTCGCGGTGGTGATTCTGTCGGATTAGACCCCGCCCTTGAGGAAGATGGGGAATCCTTCAAAGTCTGCGATAACATCTACGATACACTCGTTCAATACAAAGAGGGGAGTGCTGAACTTGAGCCGGGTCTCGCCACAAGTTGGGAGAACTCGGAAGACGGTTTGACATGGACCTTTCATCTTCGGCAAGGCGTAACCTTCCATGACGGAACCCCCTTCAATGCCGAAGCCGTTCTCTTTTCCCTTAACCGACAGCACGATAAAACCCATCCGTTCCATAAGGTCGGCGGCAGCTACATTTACTGGATAGCCACAGGCTTAGCAGAGATTGTCGATGAAATTACCGCTGTAGATGACTTTACCGTCCAAATTCGCCTTAAAACGGCTTACGCCCCGTTTATCTATACGATTGCAATAACCCCGTTTTCCATTGTTAGCCCAACAGCAGCGCAAAAATGGGGTGATGAGTTTTCTAATAACCCGGTTGGTACCGGTCCGTTCAAGTTTGTGCAGTGGGACAGGAAAGATAAGATTGTGCTTGCGGCAAACGATGCCTACTGGGATGGGCGACCTATGTTAGATAGAGTCATCTTCCGTTCTATTCCTGATAACTCGGTGAGGCTTATTGAACTTCAGCAAGGAAGTCTCCATGCGATGGAGTTCCCAAATCCGGACGATTTGGAACAGATTCGAGACGATGAGACGCTGGAGTTGATCGCGCAACCCGGTATGAGTATCGGCTATCTTGCGATGAATATGGACAAGCCACCTTTCGACAACCTCAAAGTCCGGCTCGCTATAAACCACGCCATTAACAAATCAGTGATTATTGAATATCTGTATCAGGGAATGGGCATTCCAGCGAAGAACCCGATTCCGCCGACGCTTTGGAGTTATGACGATTCGATTGAGGATTACGCTTATGATCCAGAACTGGCGAAGCGACTTCTCACTGAAGCAGGGTACCCCGACGGTTTCGAGACAACGCTCTGGGCATTGCCGGTACCACGTCCCTATATTCCGGACGGACGCGCCCTTGCAGAGGCACTGCAATCCGAACTCCGAAATATTGGCATTGAAACAAAAATCGTGACCTTCGACTGGGGCACCTATCTTGAGAAAACGAAACACGGTGAACACGATATGGCAATGTTAGGATGGAGTGCTGACCTCGGTGACCCAGATAATTTCCTCTATTTTCTTTTAAGCAAATCGTCAGCGGAGAAGCCCGCCGGAAACATCGCATTTTATCGCAGCGATGAAATGCAAGACGTTTTAGAGCAGGCGAGAGCAATCTCGGATCGAGAAAAGCGGGTCTCGCTCTACCAAGAGGCACAGCAGATTTTTCATAAAGATGTACCGTGGGTGCCCTTGGCGCACGCAAAACAGATTTTAGTGATTAACAAAAAGGTCAAGAATCTCAAACTCCATCCGTTGAAGTGGAGGTACTTCCGTCACATTTGGATTGAGGAATAA
- a CDS encoding DEAD/DEAH box helicase family protein, with amino-acid sequence MELKDYQQQTLDTFNRYLEALKEARQQTDKATAYLSSNEVPDFLMEQAENLAKQAKDYPQVAWENLRKASVLPSVPDAQGQNLIPEHISRQSAAGEPIPHVCLKVPTGGGKTLLGVEAVRHLKLGTGFVLWLVPTKAIYTQTWDAFRNKEHPYRQILEHASGGRVKLLQKDDRFTKQDIENHLCIMLLMLPAANRNRNKEFLKIFRDSSGYASFFPVEDDMREHQALSEKYPDLETAENDQTTQPRFARNPKDALIKQSLFNVLKLLRPTVILDEAHKAYGSPDLARNKTFVEAVNRLNPRFVLELSATPKLGISNILVNISGLALKEEEMIKLPIQLRNFPNSDWKYTLAQTKVERDKLEEVANRFQQVEDRYIRPIAVIRVDRTGKSQRDGVKVHAEDAREELIDALGVPAEQVKVKSSEQDELAGIDLMSPFCPARYIITKDALKEGWDCPFAYLLTLLDNTTAATAMTQLIGRVMRQPYARATNCSELDSCYIFCYNQQVKAAVANVKKGLEAEGLTGLGDFVEGTGVERVQRTIERKQGYRDIDIFLPRVLHKRGRNWRELNYERDILNAIDWHQLGAVAPINLGEEAQLQEIRATIHLQDEAVIDKKLQESAAHNLEVAFFVRRLGDVLPNPWHAARIVKATLAAYREEGVDEETLYTHQLYLSEYLKRRLHNRVDKLAETVFKEKLEAGKIQFNLQAEEALNYQLERTLVVSLTPEARPMTHPHGDPLQLNLFEQVFEAEFNKLETDFALYIDKQSAIQWWHRIAARQGYFLQGWRRDRIYPDFIACLQRSQTGPQRLCIFETKGQHLEGNTDTTYKQKLIKTLEKSYRNATQHGTMEITSTNNKTMSFRMLFEDSWRETVNETITDPY; translated from the coding sequence ATGGAACTCAAAGACTACCAGCAACAAACATTAGATACATTCAACCGCTATCTGGAGGCACTCAAGGAGGCACGCCAACAAACCGATAAAGCCACCGCATATCTCTCGTCAAATGAAGTTCCGGACTTCTTGATGGAACAGGCGGAAAATTTGGCAAAGCAGGCTAAAGATTATCCGCAAGTTGCGTGGGAAAATTTACGAAAAGCATCTGTCCTGCCGAGTGTCCCAGATGCACAAGGGCAGAACCTGATTCCAGAACACATCTCACGTCAGAGTGCTGCCGGTGAGCCAATTCCACATGTTTGCTTAAAAGTCCCAACCGGTGGCGGAAAAACCTTGTTAGGTGTAGAGGCAGTACGACACTTGAAACTCGGTACGGGGTTTGTCCTATGGCTTGTCCCCACCAAAGCCATCTACACACAGACGTGGGACGCTTTCCGAAATAAAGAGCATCCGTATCGACAGATTCTGGAGCATGCTTCCGGTGGTCGTGTCAAGCTGCTCCAAAAAGATGACAGATTCACGAAGCAGGACATTGAGAACCATCTCTGTATCATGCTCCTCATGCTCCCCGCCGCAAACCGAAACCGAAACAAGGAATTCCTCAAGATTTTTCGAGATAGCAGCGGTTACGCCTCGTTCTTTCCCGTTGAGGACGATATGCGGGAGCATCAGGCACTCTCAGAAAAATACCCCGACCTTGAAACAGCAGAAAACGATCAAACCACACAACCCCGATTCGCCAGAAATCCCAAAGACGCGCTCATCAAACAGAGCCTTTTCAATGTCCTGAAGCTGCTTCGTCCAACAGTGATTCTGGATGAGGCACACAAGGCTTATGGGAGTCCGGATCTGGCCCGTAATAAGACATTTGTAGAGGCAGTAAATCGGCTCAACCCTCGTTTTGTATTGGAACTCTCCGCCACTCCCAAACTCGGCATTAGCAATATCCTCGTCAACATCTCCGGTCTGGCACTAAAAGAAGAGGAGATGATTAAACTCCCGATTCAGCTCCGAAATTTTCCAAATTCGGATTGGAAATATACGCTCGCGCAGACGAAAGTAGAACGCGATAAACTTGAGGAAGTGGCAAATCGGTTTCAGCAAGTGGAAGATCGCTACATCCGTCCAATCGCTGTGATTCGCGTGGATCGCACCGGCAAAAGCCAACGCGACGGTGTAAAGGTACACGCTGAGGATGCTCGCGAAGAACTCATTGACGCGTTAGGGGTGCCAGCGGAACAGGTCAAGGTAAAATCCTCGGAGCAAGATGAACTCGCAGGGATAGATCTCATGAGTCCCTTTTGCCCTGCCCGTTATATCATTACGAAAGATGCCTTGAAGGAGGGATGGGATTGCCCATTTGCTTACCTGCTTACACTTCTTGACAACACTACGGCAGCGACGGCGATGACACAGCTCATCGGGAGAGTGATGCGTCAACCCTACGCCCGTGCTACAAACTGCTCAGAACTGGATAGTTGTTATATCTTCTGTTACAATCAACAAGTAAAGGCTGCGGTCGCGAATGTTAAGAAAGGATTAGAGGCAGAAGGGTTAACAGGATTAGGCGATTTTGTTGAAGGGACCGGTGTAGAGCGTGTTCAGCGAACTATTGAACGTAAACAGGGATACCGTGATATAGACATCTTTCTGCCGCGTGTACTTCATAAGCGGGGACGGAACTGGCGTGAACTCAATTATGAGCGTGACATCCTGAATGCAATTGACTGGCATCAACTCGGCGCAGTAGCACCTATCAACTTGGGCGAGGAGGCGCAACTACAGGAGATCCGCGCCACTATTCACCTCCAAGACGAAGCGGTAATTGATAAAAAATTGCAAGAGAGTGCGGCACACAACTTGGAGGTAGCGTTTTTCGTCCGGCGACTCGGCGATGTGCTGCCGAACCCATGGCACGCCGCACGCATCGTAAAAGCAACGCTCGCTGCCTACCGTGAAGAAGGTGTTGACGAAGAAACCTTATACACACACCAGTTATATCTCTCCGAGTATCTAAAACGCCGTTTGCATAATCGCGTTGATAAACTCGCTGAGACTGTTTTCAAAGAAAAGTTGGAAGCCGGGAAAATCCAGTTTAACCTGCAAGCAGAGGAGGCATTAAACTATCAGTTGGAAAGAACACTCGTGGTCAGTCTTACACCTGAGGCAAGACCGATGACGCATCCACACGGGGATCCGTTACAACTTAACCTATTTGAACAAGTGTTTGAAGCGGAATTTAACAAGTTAGAAACAGATTTCGCACTCTACATAGACAAACAGAGCGCAATCCAATGGTGGCACCGTATCGCTGCAAGGCAAGGATATTTCTTGCAAGGGTGGCGGCGAGACCGCATCTATCCAGACTTTATCGCCTGCCTCCAACGGAGTCAAACGGGACCGCAAAGGCTCTGTATCTTCGAGACCAAGGGACAACACCTCGAAGGGAACACCGACACCACCTACAAACAGAAACTTATCAAAACATTAGAAAAATCATACCGAAACGCTACACAACACGGCACGATGGAGATCACATCAACCAATAACAAAACAATGTCTTTCCGTATGCTATTTGAAGATTCATGGCGTGAGACTGTGAATGAGACTATCACGGATCCTTATTAA
- a CDS encoding type II toxin-antitoxin system HicB family antitoxin: MTQTYTAVIQKDEGWWIGWIQEIPGVNCQERTKDALLETLRITLQETIEYNREEAIRRTENEAFEEVTIAL; encoded by the coding sequence ATGACACAAACCTATACTGCTGTTATCCAAAAGGACGAAGGCTGGTGGATCGGTTGGATACAGGAAATTCCCGGTGTTAATTGCCAAGAACGAACTAAAGATGCATTACTTGAGACACTACGAATTACGCTCCAAGAAACGATAGAATACAATCGTGAAGAGGCAATTCGGCGAACGGAGAACGAGGCTTTTGAGGAAGTTACAATCGCACTATAA
- a CDS encoding type II toxin-antitoxin system VapC family toxin has protein sequence MKAKPRIYVETSVISYLTSRASRDFIISMGQQITRYWWDNVADRKYELVSSTVVRQEISRGNTDAAQQRLDVLESITLLETPLEEMYSLAEDLVAAGAVPLRAKTDALHIAIAAINSVEYLATWNFKHIANTNKLPLIHKVCETAGYTPTTICTPLELLWEAF, from the coding sequence ATGAAAGCTAAACCCCGTATTTATGTAGAAACTTCGGTCATTAGTTATCTCACTTCAAGAGCAAGTCGTGATTTTATTATCTCTATGGGTCAGCAGATAACTCGCTATTGGTGGGACAACGTTGCGGATCGGAAATATGAACTTGTTTCTTCAACAGTTGTTAGACAGGAAATCAGTCGAGGGAATACAGACGCAGCACAACAGCGTCTTGACGTGTTAGAATCAATCACCTTATTAGAAACGCCTCTGGAGGAGATGTATTCTCTGGCGGAAGATTTGGTTGCTGCCGGGGCGGTCCCCCTAAGGGCAAAAACAGACGCACTTCATATTGCTATTGCGGCGATTAATAGTGTAGAATATCTGGCGACATGGAATTTTAAGCATATTGCGAACACAAACAAGTTACCTTTAATACACAAGGTGTGTGAAACTGCTGGTTATACACCTACAACTATTTGCACACCCTTAGAACTTTTGTGGGAGGCTTTTTGA